atttctgctgctttaatgGTAACTTATTGGATTAATTCGTTAGTTaccacattttaaaatcttCCAGACTGACCGTCACACCCACTAAAGAAGAGCGGTTCAAAAAAGTCCGATCATCGGTTATCCGCACGCTCCGTAACTGTTGCAGCTGCCCGGAAAGCTAGTTGGAGACAAGTGGTTAGCTGTAGCCAGGAGAATAACAGTGGCTCGTTGATTAGCTAATGTACTTAGCCGCAGTATTTACTACATTAGCAGGCTCCCATCTAGAGCTTCGGCAGCGAGTGGGACGAAATTTACCAGAACTGGCGGGTAGGTGGACAACAGAGACCTTTTGTTCCCTTGTTTGTTTTGAACGGGACATGAGTGTGGTGAACTAAACACCGAAAGTTAGCTATTGGGCCAGATAGGTTAAGCGACCAAATAGTTTCCACCTGGCTGATAAATACAGTGTATTAATAGGTCTGAAACTGTCGCAGTGACGTTCAGCCCCTGAAACATTTCCAATGCGTAGCTTGAATAGCTAGCTTCCACTGTCGTCCAGCTAATGATAGCTAACGTTCAGTAAATGTAGAGAGGTGCTGAGTTTTTCCCTGGAGAAGCTCCCCGCTGCTTGGTTGTGTCTGGGCATGTAAAGGACAATCCTGTTAAACTTGGTAGCTAGCTGAGGTTTGTCATATGGGCCTAGGGACTGTGTAGCGATCTTTGTGTTTAGTATCTCTCTGTAACGGTATTCAGACGATTACATAAACGCCCTGAGCTTAAGTACATAGCGTGCAAATGTGTCTGAATAACAGCGACATGTTAGGGATAAAGGACAACTCCAGTTCAACAGGGTGAGGTCGAAAGTCTGGGATGTTGtcttctctgctctgctccagGTTCTGACCACATGGTGGCGCTAGTGCTAAGTTAGCCTGATTACTAGTTTATCAAAACATGACTAAAGGGAGGAATGAAGTGACACATCTGAGTGAGACAGATTCACTCTGTATGTTGGTATGATCCCAGTCATCAGACAAACCAGAAGCAGTTACTAAACCTTTATTTGAAGGTGTATGTGGATTACACTCATTCATAACTCTGAGCACCACCTCACACCCTTTACTGGCCACTTTTGTTATTCAACTGTACAAAGACAACAACTCTTAAGAAATTACATGATAATTTAACAAACATTTAGCTTGAtaaagaaacaatttttttgtccatgtttgaTCCCTGAGTGCTCTAGATCAAAGCACTCTCTCGACATCCCTATTCTCAAATCAGTCAATTAGGGTCAGGAAACCTAAATATTACATGAAGGGAGTGGCAGGCTTGCTGCTAATGTTGGTATTTTCACATCTTACAGCAAATGACAGCTTCAAATATGAGAATTCATCGTACAGACACATGATGTGACTGATGTTCCAAAACATTTCCCCACATTTGGATTTTTAATGAAGGTGGTGGCGAGTGCTGTCTAACACATCTGTCCAAATTCTCCCATAGCtggttgagatctggtgactgtgaaggtcAAAGTGTATAATCCACATTATTTTCACACTGATCAAACAGTTCTGTGGCTACTCATGTCCCATAGAGGGGGGGCATTGTCGTCCTGGAACAGACCactcccatcaggatagaaatatTTAATCACAGGATAAAGATGGCAGTGACCCCTCTTTGTAAGGAGGCAAATGGACCCAAACTGTACCAGCGAATTGCCCCCCCCGAAGAttagttttgtctttagtttgctCTCAGGTGTATGTGATGTTTCCATGTGAAGTATACAGTACCTATTTGTACTCTGCATTGTTGACTCATATTGATGTTTTCCCCCTAGCCACATCACCCCTAGATAGCTTTCTCCTATCTGGTTGTTTCAGATTGGACTGTTTAAGCATGTGAAGTATGTTGTACTGCACAaaatgtgttgctgtgtgtatgttgtgactgatctgagtttgttgtttgtgcttCAGATTAGAGATGGAAGGAGGAGATGACTGCAGTTTTCCTCCAGATTCGTCCGACGATCACTCGCAAAGAGGAAGTGTTGCTTCCTCTGCAACGCTTTCCCGTGGTATGGGGCAACAAACTCGCGCACAATAAATTATCATCATCCTGCATGTGTCTATTGTAGCAAATTGGCTCTACGGAAAGTTTACATGATCTATGTgattttatttcacttattatttttttggtcatttctgcagtatttgttaataatttagtattttttacttttgttcCCACAGCTCAAGATGTGCTTGTATACTTGTTTGGTGACAGTGCAGTACACTTGACTGTAGAGGGGCTTGGCAGTGTCACCGTGCAGGAGTTGGGCCGCAGTGTTCGTGAGGCTCTCCATATTCCTGACTCTGTACAGGATGCTTTTGCCTTCTGGCTTTGCTCTCCACTGCTTGGTAGGAACTTTATCCACACACCTATATCAAATATTACATTACATAAATAATGCATCTCACTatattgcatttttctttcctcATTATTCTTCAGAATTGCAGCTAAAGGCGAGGCATCAACCCTACAAATTGTGTCGGCAGTGGCAGGATTTGCTGTACCGATTCACGGAGGCTTCAGAGGAAGACATTTCACAAGGTGAGGGGTGGGATTGTATGTTGCTGAGTTTTTTCAGACAGTTAACAGTTAATACCAGGAAAGCTGCCACATGTAGAAAGCTGCTTTCTTTAATCACGGATTGTCAGCGACCCAGGACAGGGAAAGGGTAGCTGCGACGGATTAAAGAAAAGATAATAACTTGTAGCAATGTGCCTTGAATTTAAAGTCAGagtaaaaatgaaatggaagTAAACAAGTCTCTGTATGGTGGTTTTACAGCTGAACAgtagattattttaaaaaataaatctcagatAAAGCAAGGCTCTGTGGCTACAgagcatgttgtcatttttacatcagtTTGATAAAGTCGAACCTACAAACAACAATACAAGCAGCTGCATCCACTTCAGGCTTTAACATTATGTACTATATCCCCTAAAACACATACAATCGTTTAACTCAATGTTATTGTAGTATGTAGAGAAGGAATGGAATGGCTGACTAGCTGCATATAAATGTGAGCTTTTTTGTAAGACAACATAAGTgctgtaaatacattttctgattgttttttttctttccccaaCAAACTACTTTACTGCATCCAAACATggtgtgttttgtctttgcaTGCCGAGCACAgcctgtttctttttctgcgGCTGTTTCCTCTTGATTTGTAGCTGACTTATAAGTTGAGGTAAATCAGGGATGAAAGTGCTGTCAGgtttgtttagaaaaaaataaatagaaaaggaGGCCTTGACTTAATAAGCAATGAACTGCTGTGtttgaagaggaagagaaaaagctGGAACATGTAGAAAATCAAGTTGCATTTAGAGAAAGAAAAGTCACTGCATTGTTTTAGACAACGTGGGATGTTTATACAGGATTTATGCAATTTAGGCGTTTGTCCTGTATGGATGTTATTTAGAGGCTCTTTTTTCCCATTGAAGTTCCTGTCCACATTAGAAAAACatgataattaaaaacaaacgtgctatgtttgtgttgtttatcgagagtttgtaatttttttaattgttaccAGTTGTGAAATTGTGTCTTGGGATTTTGAACTGATGATCAGACTGGCAGATGTAACTTTTGGCTTTACAAAATCAGTGTTAAATCCTGCACATCCattgaaaataatttaattgaTTCACACATGCATAACAGCTCCATCAATCTTAAACTTTTCACATGTTACTGACACACAGTCAACATGATTGCTTTACTGAGCATTTACAAACATTCATAGTGTTTTGCAGTGTTGTGTATCAGTCATAAAGCATTACAAGGATCATAATCATTTAGCACATTTAGTGACCATGGGAAAGTATGATTTCTACTTATAATTCCTGTACTATTGCAGCAGATGCACTGAATTACGATAAATTATACATTACACTAATAGAATAGCATTGATAATGCAAAAGCAGAATGTATTTGTAAGTTAACTGGGAGAAGACAGAACTGTGGTGacacaaacatttaatttttgccAAATTTAATTGCTGGTTGTCACTAATAATGAACCTATGGTGAagtttaacatatttttaagaAGTTGGAAGTCAGGTGTGAGGCACTGACTTAGTctggttttatgttttgtcaTAGTAAAGCAGCCCACAGAGGCTTGTAGTGTGGCGGGTGCTTTTAGTCGTGCGATGTCAATGAACTGGTGACACTGTGACAGCCTACCACTTATAAAACTAAAAGTATTCGAAGGTATTGTATAATCACTTAAATGCTGTTATGTTTTTCCGTGAAGAGGATGCCGCCCACAGTCCAGGACTGTGAGCCAGAGCCGAGTGGGTTGGAGGGGGCTTGAGTTGTCTGTGTATCCCCTCACTCCTCCACTCTGGATGATGAGGCTGAATCTCTTCCAGTGTCGATTTGAACGATCCTGAAAATACAATCCCCCAACACTAATGCATCATTGTCCTCTGCTTTTTCCTCAGATGAACCATATCTCCAGTACAGACGCAACGTGTTTTATCTGAAATCTAAAGAGCTGCAGGTATTAACTGTGCAGAAGCATTCTTTCCTCTTAGATATGAGTGAACTATGTACACATTGTTATCCATCGCCAAGATTTTGTAAACATGTTGACAACCAAACTGTTGAATGGACTTTAAAGAAGACTTTGAAAGTCATTAGAGTGCATTGTTCATAATGAGCTTTTTCTGTAAATCTGCATCAATGCTTCACTGACTTCATAGGTTGTTTTCTTCAAAAGATGTTCTCTAGTGCTATATGATAAAAGTATTTCGTCTAACCCATAgtacaaagtgcttcacacaTAATAAATTCAAatctataaattaaaaaaaatatgagagCAAGCTAAgtgaaaataagtgaaattagaaaagaaagtagaaaactctggtaaatgacaaaaaactccttttatttttaaatctattatGCTCAGACTGGATATTGCTTAATTATGATCACTGTCTCATTCCCGAGCAGATAGAAGATGAAGGAGTGTTGAGACTTCTTTATGAGGAAGCCAGGAGCAACATCCTCACGGGTCGATACCCCTGTGACCCTGAACACTGGACGGGTCTCGGAGCCTTGTCTCTTGCTCTCGAAGAGGGAACTGGTCTGGAAAGCCAGCAATTTACTACTACTGTCAGGTTAGTTAGTCCCTCTAACTTCCTTCTGTCTATCCTTCAGTTTCTCTTTTAGAACCCCTATaatgaaaatttaaatttttatttgtatatatatatatatatatatatatatatatatatatatatatattttacctTTAAACAGTCCATATGGTGTTATATTTGTGGTTGACGACACATCAGGAGTTTAATAAGCAGTCATTGCTGAACATTTCCACCTTCAAAGTGAAGTGTGTCAATGCAtgtctcaaaaacatggattcagacagCGGCTCTTGTTTTCCATATCAGAGTAGACACACAGAAGCAGGgacttgttctgtttttgtttgcaaacTTGCAAAAAGAGAAATTGTGAGCCTCTATCTaaatatgcaacaaaataaTATCCGCTTGACAGCTTAGTCAAGGAGAAGTCTCATGTTACCCgttcctgtcacatttctaTCGATGTACAACAAACCACATGACGTACACTCCCTTATTGGTAAAGCAGACTTGTACAATTTGCTGTTCTTCTTCAGGTTTTGGGTTCAAATTTTATGCCTGAATTACTCCAATGTTACAGCTTACTGTTGTGTAACATAtaatagttttacagtgtttgagctgagttgaaggtgagctggtgtgatTGAGCAGCAGAGCAGTTGTTGGGAAAAAGAGGTGAGATCTGACTTGCACAGCAAAAGATCCAGACATGTAAGTGGAGAATATTATTTTAAGGAAGAAAgacattattttcatggaaaaaaaatctgtatttttgacaCAAAGAGAAGATTTTTTTAGGGATTTAATAAATGACAGCTTAGAAACTTTAAAGTAATATGACATTTTAGGTTTTGGTTTTGTGAGAAAAAGATTGATGCTGCTCAGTGGTAGTTCACAGCTTGGAGCCACCTCACATAAAGATACAGGGGAAACTGTTTAGCTGGATCTGTCCTAATGGCAACAAAGGCCACATACCAGCACCTCACAAGTTCAGTAATTAACATGTAACATGTTaattaaagcagtaaaactgtaattacCATGAAACATGGTAATTGCTGTTTtggaaagcagaaaatgttcagtttgCCCAGCAAGCAATTTGCCCCGTAGCTTGTTTTTATTAAGTATGAACTGTTTAAGGAAAGACAGAATGAATTCAAACATAACTCTGATgtaaacacatgtagactgatATGAATTCAACAGTAAGCCATTTGTTGGCCGTTTTCTGGAAACTAATTCTTACTTTGTGTGATGGAAATAATGTGACGCAACATTTTGTCAATTCATGATCCTGCTTGACGTTGTGATCTTATGCTCCAGCACTCGTTTAAATCAACACGTTCACTGTTGACTCTGACAGTTTGCCTTTATAAAATGAAGAAGTAAGCCGTGCCTGTGCCATTAATCATTTTGTCAAGTGGTGAACGGCTGCCTGGCTGCAGTTTAATGTACTAGAAAAAAGCAGCACTGTAAAAAAAGCACCACCAAACTCGTGCCCCTCAACCCACATGTTTTTAAAGGGCATCTGGTGATGGAGCAGCTTTGAGTACTTCAGTACAATCAGTGACAATGTGTTGCAATTTGATAAAAATCCACAGGCATTGTGAAAAAGGTCAACAGTGCTTCTTTTGGTTGTGAAggcttggattttttttaatgtcagcaCTCTCCTTGACACTGCAGTGTTTTCCAATTACGTGTTGGATTGTAAGTGCAAGAAagcacaaatgacatttctgatGAGAGCCTTTGTCATGGGAAtatgtttctttcttctctgtgaAGCCTTTTGAGACCTGACTGTAATTATAGAACCGAGAATTATAGGTACTTGGCAGGGTCTGTGTAGCACTTTGTGTGTAATGCGACAACACTCAGGCCTGTAGTCACTGACGCACATAAAAGGCTGCCTGTAGTTACTAATGGCATACATCTGAATAGACAATTTTGAGGAagacttgtttgtttgttcatagTGTTGTAGGGATACTTGTTTTCTCCTCTACATATAAGTtatgtgtcaaaaatgaaagACTTGGTAATCTTGGTATCTACCGGATGAATCATTCTTTGTGTTATAATTACTGTTCGCAGATTATATTTATAATCAAGATGCTGTTTTAGTCGTGTCAAGCAGTCCTCTCCAACTTTTTTCTTATCATTTCTGAGTGTTGGTGTTTGAGGACAGGGGGTTAAAACTTGAGCAACCCCTGTGCTCTAAATAACTCAGTTTGTAGATAAAGCACGTTTTGTCAAGTGGCCTTCATCAGAGTTCtcatgaaacattttaaaagaatgttTTAACGAGAGCACGAAAGGGGAGAGGACATTAGGGCAAAGAAAATGAATTTACAGCCtgtgtaaagcagtaaaaaatgCTTGTCACACCATGGAAAACTGTTTTAACCATCCAACCATATTTGAATCACCAAGTACATaaatttaagttttaaaaatgtctttttaaacaaTACTTTCCCTGAAACTCTGGGGGCATGTACACTAACTGCACTGATTGACAGTTTTTAAATTAGTCCTGAAGAACTTTACTAACTGTGCAAATGGACAtgagttgtctttttttttttttaaccaaacccAAGAAGGTAGATgaaaaatcattcaaataaacacagtagattttaaatattttgtcactttgcagcTGTGGTATAAATTGCCTACTTTAATAAACCAAGCACTTCAGGCAACGTGCACTCATTGGTGGAGTTGTACTGCCGATGATGGCACCAGATGTTGGCAGGATGCAGAGGATGAAGGCTATGGAGGGACGTGGTCTGTTTGACTTCATCCAGCAGTAACTGCAAATTAGCCGTGAATCCCTCTTCGCTCATAAGAAAGTTTGTTCAACCTCCTGGTGTAAAACGGTCACTGCTTTCCTTCGGTGTGGCGCTTCACAGAATCATTCCATGTCTTTTTCATTTCCTGATTTTTGCCGAGACAAGCTGAGCTGGTCTGCAAAGTCTCGCTTCCAGAGATGTATTTGCACAGCTAGTCTGCAAAGTGTAGGTGTTTGTGGTAATTGCAATGAAGTAGGAGAACCACTCATATTGTTAGAGAAAAAGGTGATGCAAATTATGGCTTCTGCTCCATCGCATTGGACTGTGATTTCTGACCTGAAAATCCtgaacacaaaaatgttgaatagtAGTCCAACTGATTCCAAAATCCAGTGCTGCATACTGGAGACGGCTCAGTCTTTTTACATGTTGGTAGCAGTTATTTTCTGACACTTATAATGTGTCTAGAAACAAATGTCTCACAGACTCTCAGTAGTCGAGCATGGAACAGTACAGCACATTGCAgtttagattcagcagtaaATGTCAGCAAGCAAGTTAATATGATCTCATCCACACTTGCACAAGTCAGATGCATCACATGCGTAATATAAACCTCCGTCTTCTGTTTTCCACAGAGAAAAGAAGCTGTCTTCTTTTCTGCCTGCACATGTCGTCATGGGGAGTGGAGGTCTGCTCTCCACACTGCGAGGGAAGTCGAGTCGTCATGCAGGGCTGGAGCAGAACCTCTTGGAGGAGTACAGAAAGATCAGCACATCTGCTGGAAACTCTCCTGAGCCCACGCAGCTCCTGCACCAGTACCTCAACACATGTCACTCTCTGCCTTATTATGGGTATGAATTTGTGTGAAGAGCCATTTGTACACTGTAAGGATAGTTTTAGAAATTGAAGACAAGTCATTTACATACCTTTTACATAAAGGTGCGCTTTCTTCGTTGGGGAGATTGACAAACCAGCCCAAGGGATCCTCCAAAGGGCAAAACGTAAAGCGGTCAACGTTGGGATCTGCCTGGAGGGAGTTTATGTGATGGATGTCAAAGAGAAGGTGAGACGGTTTGGTTTAAGCCTTTGTAATGCCATGTCCCTGACTTTGTGTGTGCGTTTACTTGGGCAATCATTTTACACACTACACAGCAGTTTTCATTTCTCTTCATTAAAATGATCCCCGTTTCTTTTGTTGAACACGTCTTCTTGCAGCATGTGTTGCTTGGCCTGCGTTTCAGCGAGCTCTCCTGGGACCACAGCTACCCCGAGGAGGAGGGGGACTCACACATTCTGTGGCTGGAGTTCGATGGAGAGGAAGACGGCACTGCTGTCAACAAGTTGCTGAAGATCTACTCAAAACAGGCAAGAAAATGtttatgaaatgaaataaaagtcatCTCATTTGATTGTATCCTCCATCTGCTTACACCTGAACATTAAATAGTGAAGGTCTTGCTTCTGGAGAGGGTGACAGATGCAGACTTTCTATGTGTGTCTCACTTCAGATGTTCTCAACAAGGAGAGATGATATGCAGGCGTCTCTAGAGAGCTGCACTGCACCTGCTGCATTTGAGATTTTCAGTTTGGGTGCAGCTGCTTTGCCTGTTCTGAGAATAACATGACTCTTGATATTGATGTCAAAGCctaaaagatgttaaaataatTCACTCAATGACTGTCTGAGCCTCTAGATGGTGAAGagatgttacataatgttagagGCACTAAAGCATAATCACACCAGGCTCTAATCCAATGATGGCAATGTGAGCCTTATGTGCTTGTGGTTCACTAATGGACTATTAAAAAGTAGATCACAGCTGTTAAATACATACACTTAGAAGGATCAGACTTAATATGCTTTTTCAATGAACCAGGCAGAGCTGATGAGCGGCTTCATTGAGTTCTGTGTGGAGCTGAAATCTGCATCTGAGGGAGGAGCTGCAGCCGAGATGGACGGCGAGGCGAGTCTGTCTCAGCAACCCGCCGGGCAAGAAGGCAGGAGCAAGAACGGCCGTGGAGGACGGCGTGGGATGCTGCACAGGCAAGGCAGCGTTGTGTGCAGCCGGGTCCACTCACTTAACACCATCAGCTACGTGGACAATGGTGAGTCTACAAGTTGTAGTTGGTAGCAGCTCACTtcagcccttttcagacatgggacAGTCtgttaaaatgacagcattCTGTCAGTCAGACATAGGTCACTCGTGGTTTTATTTAGACATACTCACCCCAATGATGGAGAAATGTGTGTGTAATATTTGGCACACACACAAGTTTGACCAGTGCATCAAGTGACGCATAATTAAGTGCTAAAACAAAAGACTAAACCTAAACTAACAGCAAGTTaatcaaaatgtccaaatgacTAACAGCCGAGTCTATGTGTGATCCTGAACTCTGAAGATACTGTCCATGTACGATATAATTCCTACTATAccaactgtaaaataaaaatatcccgacagctgtgatggagctcaggacTTAACATGAGGATGGCTGCTGTgtaacaaatgatttaactgaTAAACATTGGCATTGTgtaacagctcacctgtctaaTGTAAAGAAATGTACACACAGCATGAACTGCTGTCAGATCCGGTTTGATCTTAtttcagtgtggggaaaaattATTACAATTATAAGTAAAT
This genomic stretch from Acanthochromis polyacanthus isolate Apoly-LR-REF ecotype Palm Island chromosome 17, KAUST_Apoly_ChrSc, whole genome shotgun sequence harbors:
- the frmd8 gene encoding FERM domain-containing protein 8, with amino-acid sequence MEGGDDCSFPPDSSDDHSQRGSVASSATLSRAQDVLVYLFGDSAVHLTVEGLGSVTVQELGRSVREALHIPDSVQDAFAFWLCSPLLELQLKARHQPYKLCRQWQDLLYRFTEASEEDISQDEPYLQYRRNVFYLKSKELQIEDEGVLRLLYEEARSNILTGRYPCDPEHWTGLGALSLALEEGTGLESQQFTTTVREKKLSSFLPAHVVMGSGGLLSTLRGKSSRHAGLEQNLLEEYRKISTSAGNSPEPTQLLHQYLNTCHSLPYYGCAFFVGEIDKPAQGILQRAKRKAVNVGICLEGVYVMDVKEKHVLLGLRFSELSWDHSYPEEEGDSHILWLEFDGEEDGTAVNKLLKIYSKQAELMSGFIEFCVELKSASEGGAAAEMDGEASLSQQPAGQEGRSKNGRGGRRGMLHRQGSVVCSRVHSLNTISYVDNGKEIKRLKPKRAASFFTRQASATTYSAVQVAESLEQG